The Palaemon carinicauda isolate YSFRI2023 chromosome 33, ASM3689809v2, whole genome shotgun sequence genome contains a region encoding:
- the LOC137626155 gene encoding mucin-2-like, whose protein sequence is MNLSGGQWKADTVGNTLHNPIIKKIIHGDRPPDMHQRSRHPPSGSAIRRRIWILPVSSSPLTSDPPPPPHLFLHLHHLHLLLYLHHLLLLLPPSPSTPSPPPPPFTPPTPPPSSFTYTIPTTSLTYTTTYSSSTYTTYASSIYTTYSSSTYTIYSSSSLLLHLHHPHLLPYIHHLLLLHLHHLLLLHLHHLLFLHLHHLLLLYLYSLLLRLRHPPSPPTPSPPPPLHTSPTPPLTPPTPPPLTPPTPPPPTTPTPLLHHHHYNLLLLFLNHPHLHHHLHLLHHPHILLQLHHLLLLHLQHLLLSNTTITTISSSSSSFSTIPTSTTISTSFTISHPPPATPPTPPPLTPPTPPPLTPPTPPPPTTPTPLLHHHHYNLLLLFLNHPHLHHHLHLLHHLTSSSSYTTYSSSTYTTYSSSTYTTYSSSTYNTYSSPTPPSLQSPPPLSQPSPPPPPSPPPSPSPHPPPATPPTPPPPTTPTPLQHHHHYNLLLLLLFLNHPHLHHHLHLLHHLTSSSSYTTYSSSTYTSSSYL, encoded by the coding sequence CCTTCCTGTCTCTTCATCTCCCCTAACGagtgatcctcctcctcctcctcaccttttTCTCCACCTACACCATCTCCACCTCCTCCTTTACCTACAccacctactcctcctcctccctccttctccATCTACACcatctccacctcctcctccatttACACCACCtacccctcctccctcctccttcacCTACACCATCCCCACCACCTCCCTTACCTACACCACCACCTACTCTTCCTCCACCTACACCACCTACGCCTCCTCCATTTACACCACCTACTCCTCCTCCACTTACACcatctactcctcctcctccctccttctccACCTACACCATCCCCACCTCCTCCCTTACATACACCACCTACTCCTCCTCCACTTACACCACCTACTCCTCCTCCACCTACACCACCTACTCTTCCTCCATTTACACCACCTACTCCTCCTATACTTATATTCCCTACTCCTCCGCCTCCGCCATCCTCCTTCTCCACCTACACCATCCCCACCTCCTCCCTTACATACATCACCTACTCCTCCACTTACACCACCTACTCCTCCTCCACTTACACCACCTACTCCTCCTCCACCTACAACACCTACTCCTCTCCTACACCACCATCACTacaatctcctcctcctctttctcaacCATCCCCACCTCCACCACCATCTCCACCTCCTTCACCATCCCCACATCCTCCTCCAGCTACACCACCTACTCCTCCTCCACCTACAACACCTACTCCTCTCCAACACCACCATCACtacaatctcctcctcctcctcctctttctcaacCATCCCCACCTCCACCACCATCTCCACCTCCTTCACCATCTCACATCCTCCTCCAGCTACACCACCTACTCCTCCTCCACTTACACCACCTACTCCTCCTCCACTTACACCACCTACTCCTCCTCCACCTACAACACCTACTCCTCTCCTACACCACCATCACTacaatctcctcctcctctttctcaacCATCCCCACCTCCACCACCATCTCCACCTCCTTCACCATCTCACATCCTCCTCCAGCTACACCACCTACTCCTCCTCCACTTACACCACCTACTCCTCCTCCACTTACACCACCTACTCCTCCTCCACCTACAACACCTACTCCTCTCCTACACCACCATCACTacaatctcctcctcctctttctcaacCATCCCCACCTCCACCACCATCTCCACCTCCTTCACCATCCCCACATCCTCCTCCAGCTACACCACCTACTCCTCCTCCACCTACAACACCTACTCCTCTCCAACACCACCATCACtacaatctcctcctcctcctcctctttctcaacCATCCCCACCTCCACCACCATCTCCACCTCCTTCACCATCTCACATCCTCCTCCAGCTACACCACCTACTCCTCCTCCACCTACACCTCCTCTTCTTATCTGTAA